GGAATTTACAAGGTTCGAGAATTATTTTGGCGGCTAGTTGCCGGGTCAGAACCGGGAGCGATAGCGACTGGGTTCCCGGACGCTCGGTATTGAGAAATCCTAAGCAACGAAGAACCCAGTCGCTATCGCTCCCGGTTCTGACAGGAGAATTCTATGAGTACAGACTTAAGCTACCCGATCGGTAAATTCGACCTAAACTACGAAACCACCCCCGAAGCCCGCCAACAGCGGCTCGAGACGATCAAGAAGTTACCGTATGCGGTCACCGCAGCAGTTTCAGGTCTTACCGACGAACAACTCGATACACCATATCGCCCCGGCGGCTGGACGGTTCGCCAGACGGTCCATCACATCGCGGACAGCCATGCGAATTCACTGATCCGTTTCAAACTCGCTCTCACCGAAGATGAGCCGCCGACGATCAAGCCTTATTTCGAAGAGCGTTGGGCCGAGCTAGGGGACAGCAAGATCCCCGTCGATGTTTCGCTCAAAATGATCGAAGCGATCCACACCCGCTGGGCCGCTCTGCTCGAATCGATGTCGGACGAAGATTTCAAGAAAACCTTCATCCACCCCGAAACCGGCGTCTGGCCGCTCGAAGGTGCGCTTGCTCTATACGACTGGCATTCAAGGCATCACACCGCACACATCACGCATTTGCGTGAACGAGAGGGTTGGTAGGATTTTCTTTGCCCGCGAATTACGCGAATAAGCACGAATAAAATAGAATACGGATGATTTATTATTATTATTCGTTCTATTCGCGTTATTCGCGGGCAAAAATTTGCTTATGGCTAATTCTGAACGCCTTGTATCCCTCGACGTATTCCGTGGAATGACGATCGCGGGGATGGTTTTGGTTAACAATCCGGGCGGTTCGCCGGTGTATTGGCCGCTTGATCACGCGGAGTGGCATGGACTGACGCCGACGGACTGGATCTTTCCGTTCTTTTTGTTCATTGTCGGTGTTTCGATCGCGATCAGCCTGGGTAAGGTCAGAATCGCGAGCGAAAGTGACGGGGCACCTGCCGCAAAAGGCACTTTACGCAGAATTTTCACCCGGGCCGCCTCGATCTACCTGCTTGGGGCAGCACTTTCCATAATTCCGTTTTTCCAATTCCAGGCCACCGATGCTCCTGACCCGATAAAGTTATTGGTTTGGCTGGCATTCGTTGCATCGCTTTTCTTTCTTTTGCTCAGGAATTTCAAGGTTGCGGGGGCATTATTCGTCGTCGGTTTGCTCGGCATCGCGGGGATGAATCTCGCGGGTTATAACGTCGTTCCGTACAATTATGGCACGCTCCGCATCTTCGGCGTGCTGCAGCGGATCTCGGTTTGCTATCTGATCACCGCGATCATTTTTTTGTACACAAGCTGGAAACAGCAAGTCGCGATCGGCATCGCTCTGCTGCTTGGCTATTGGCTGATAATGACGACTATCCCGGTTCCGGGCTGCGAAGTCACGAGCCTCGCCGACAAAGCCTGCAACCTCGCCGCCTGGCTCGACCGACTCATCCTCACGGAAAATCACATCTGGCGAGGCGGCAAGGTTTACGATCCGGAGGGGATTCTCTCGACGATCCCCGCGATCGTGACAACGATCTCGGGCGTGCTAACCGGAACGTGGCTGACATCAAATATTGAATCTCGAATAACGAATAAAGAATCACAGGATCTAAGCCATTCGATATTCGATATTCAATATTCTTTATTGAACAAGGTCGCCGGCATCTTCTTCTTCGGCACCACGCTCCTCGCTCTCGGCCTGATCTGGAACAGCTATTTCCCGATGAACAAGGCTTTGTGGACGAGTTCGTACGTGCTGGCGACGACCGGACTCGCTTTGCTGGTGCTCGGCTGCTGCTATTGGCTGATCGATATCAAAGGCTACAAACGCTGGGCGTGGCCGTTCGTTGTGTTTGGCGTGAACGCCATGCCGCTGTTCATCTTCTCCGGCTTCTGGGCCCGCATGCACGCCGGCTACCGCGTCACCGGCCCCGAAGGTACGCTGATCTCCGCCCAAAAATGGGTGATGATCCACATCTTCAACCCCATCTTCAACCCCATCGACGCCTCGCTCGCCTTCGCGATCAGCTTTATCCTGCTGTGGCTATTTCTAATGTGGCTGCTGTATCGAAGGAAGATCTTTGTAAGAGTTTAAGAATAGTAACCACTAAAACACACGAAAAAACACTAAATAAGGATTTCCTTTTTAGTGCTTTTTCGTGTTATTTCGTGGTTACTTTCCTCCTACTTTATCTCGAAATTCCGTATCTCCGTTGCCTGTTGAGCCGCGAGTTGGTCTTTCTGAGCGGCGAGTGATTTTCGTTCTTTTTCCATCTCCTCGAGCCGCGTTTCCTGTTCTCCGGCTTTTGCGATGTAGCGGGCGATCAGGGTTTTGGCTTCGGGGGTTTTGGCGAGAGCCTCGATGTTTTCGCGGAGCCGCTTTTGGTCGGCTTCGATCTTTTCGACCTCATCGTCAAAGGTGGCGAGCCGGCGGTCGATCTCGGCGATCTGGGAACGGATGTCGATGATCTTCTCTAACCGGGCACGCGTAGCTTCGTCGATATATCTGCGATTGACGAAGAGAATGAGGTCCGTTTTTTGCAGATTTGCCAACTGATAGCTGTCCATCAAAGGCTGACGGACCGCGATCTTCAGCTTCTTGTCCTCAAAGGCACCAAGCTCGACGCGAAATCGATAATATCGCTGCGTCGTATAATCCGGTTTAGGCGAATCTTCAGACAGCTCCCAGCCGTTGCGTATCGGGTATTCGATATAGACGGTCTTTTTGCGGTCGGTCTGGTTCGTGATCTCGTAGGTTTTCTGCTCGCCCTGGAAATAATGAACCTGCAGAACACCGTTGACCGCCTTGATCAATTTCGCGGGCTCGCGGTTTCCTTCGTTTCTGACTACGACATTTGTGCCAAGGTCGAGAGCGAACGAGACGAGCCGCTGTTCTTTTGGCTTCAGACGTTCCATCAAAGCTTCGCCGGCGTAAGCGTTGCCGTCCAATACCGTCAGGCTGCCGCTCTCGAGCGTGAGATTTGTCGTATTCTTGAGCAAAACGCCGCTGAACGGGCGATCCGTCCGAACCGATTCGTTATAGACCGCAACCCGCTCGCCGTCCATCTTTGTCTGGACGATCGGGATCAGTGCCGAACGGTTTCGGTTGACTGTCACGGGCTGCTCGATGCGGTATTCGAAAAGATCGCCGATCTCCGAACCGCTTGCTGCGGCGGAGATGCCGGAATTCGCGCTTATCAGAGCATCGCTAACCCTGGTTTGGCTGAGTGCCAAAATACCGGATCGGAAATTGGTTGTTTCCTGACCGTCCACAAGGTAGGTATTTTCCGCACCGCTTGCGCCATCAATAGAAACATTACTCTGGGTCCCGGGCGTCATCATCAATTGACTTTGAAAACTTCGGCCGTTTAGCGGCAGTTGCTGGATCTGCCGCGCCGTAATTGCATTGCCAACACTTGCGTCAGCTGTATTTGCTGCACCTCTGCCACTGCCACTGCCGCTGCCC
This sequence is a window from Acidobacteriota bacterium. Protein-coding genes within it:
- a CDS encoding DUF5009 domain-containing protein, which gives rise to MANSERLVSLDVFRGMTIAGMVLVNNPGGSPVYWPLDHAEWHGLTPTDWIFPFFLFIVGVSIAISLGKVRIASESDGAPAAKGTLRRIFTRAASIYLLGAALSIIPFFQFQATDAPDPIKLLVWLAFVASLFFLLLRNFKVAGALFVVGLLGIAGMNLAGYNVVPYNYGTLRIFGVLQRISVCYLITAIIFLYTSWKQQVAIGIALLLGYWLIMTTIPVPGCEVTSLADKACNLAAWLDRLILTENHIWRGGKVYDPEGILSTIPAIVTTISGVLTGTWLTSNIESRITNKESQDLSHSIFDIQYSLLNKVAGIFFFGTTLLALGLIWNSYFPMNKALWTSSYVLATTGLALLVLGCCYWLIDIKGYKRWAWPFVVFGVNAMPLFIFSGFWARMHAGYRVTGPEGTLISAQKWVMIHIFNPIFNPIDASLAFAISFILLWLFLMWLLYRRKIFVRV
- the bstA gene encoding bacillithiol transferase BstA, producing the protein MSTDLSYPIGKFDLNYETTPEARQQRLETIKKLPYAVTAAVSGLTDEQLDTPYRPGGWTVRQTVHHIADSHANSLIRFKLALTEDEPPTIKPYFEERWAELGDSKIPVDVSLKMIEAIHTRWAALLESMSDEDFKKTFIHPETGVWPLEGALALYDWHSRHHTAHITHLREREGW